DNA sequence from the Paenibacillus physcomitrellae genome:
CTACGTGGCTGATGACGCCGACGGAGAGATGATCATGATGCAGATGCTCAAGCGACGTAATCACCGTGTCCAGCAGCTCCGGATCCAGTGTGCCGAACCCTTCGTCCAGGAAGAAAAACTGGAGCGGATATTGGCCGCGCAGCTGGATCTGGGCGGATAAAGCCAGCGCCAAAGCCAGCGAGGTCAGGAAGGTTTCGCCTCCCGACAAGGTGGACACTGGCCGTTTCACACCGCCGTTGGCGTCATCGCGAATGACAAATCCGCCGCCGGAATCCGTTTCCAGGGAATAGCGCTGCTTGGTCAGAAACCGCAGCCGCTGCGAAGCCGCCTGGCTGACATGAACCAGCTGCTCCTCGGCTACATACTCCACAAACGCATTACCTCTTAGCGTACTCTGAAGTTTGCCGAGCAGCCCGCTCTCATGCTCCAGCGCGCTGCGCTGCTGTTCAAGCTCCTGCCAGCGGACATGGCGTTTCTCCACATCCTCCAGATCGCGCTGTGCTTTCGCTTTCTCCTGAAGAGCCAGCTCATCCTGCGCCTGGTATTCCCGGAAGGTCCGCTGGACTTCGTTCCACGCTTCTTCCGAAAGGCTTCTGCCGTTCAAACGAAGCTCCAGATCCCGCAGCGTTACGGCCAGTTCCTGCTGCTGCTTACGGTGCTGTTCAGCCAGCCGCGCAAGCTCCTCGGCTTCTTCCCGGCCGATCGCCGCTTCTGCAGCCGCTTGTTCGGTCGCAAAAGGGGCGTCTGACAACGCCTGTTCCCAGCGGCGCTCCTGCTCAGCCGCCTGTTCGGCAGCGGCTGCCGCTGCCTGACGAGCCAACACGTCAGCCTGGGCCGTTTCATTCCGCAGCTGCTGGGCCGCTGCCAGCTGTTCCCGGGCCTCCCGAGCAGCCGTTCGCAGCTGAACCAGCCTTGACTCGGCTGCGGCCAGCAGCGCTTCGGCTGGTTCCCCGCCCGTCAGGGCAGCCAGCCGTTTACTCTTCTCTTCTATCAGCTGGAGGCCGCCCTTGAGCCGGGTTGAGCATTCAACCAGCTCTCTGTCCAAGGCCGCCAGCTGCTCCGACAAGACGCGCAGCCTGCTCGTCTTGTCTTCGATGTACGGCCCGCTGACTTCGAGGCGGTGGCGCACATCCTCGGCCTGCAGGTCCTTGGCCTGCATGGCCTCGTAGCTGCGCTGCAGCTCATCCGGGGTCATACCGGGATGAGCTGCAGCCCATTCGGCTGCACGGCGCTGCACGTCAGCCTCAAGCGCGGAGCAGCGTGCCTGCTGCTGCTCCGCCTGGGCCGCGGCTGCCTGTTCCTCGGCAGCCGCCAGGGCGCAGCGCTGGCGCAGTTCGGCGCCAGCGCTGCGCTGCCCGCGGACCCGGCTCTGCAACGCAGAGAGCCGGGTGCCGCTGCCGCCGCGCGCGGTGCGCAGCGCGGCAAGCCGGGCGCGGGCGCTCTCCGCGTCCAGCGGAGCGCCCGGCCGGGCGGCGGCGGTCTGCGTAGCCGCCGCCGCTTCGCTGGATGCCGCCGGGTCTGCGGCGGCATCCAGGCTTTCCAGGGCCGCGCGCACCGATTCCAGGTCGCGCGCGGCCCCGAAGCGCAGCTCCCGGCATTCCGGGAGCAGAGCGGCCACGGCCTGGAGCTCCGCCTCCAGCGCCGCCGTTCCCTCGTCACCGTGCACAGCCGGCGAAGGATGCTCCAGCGAGCCGCACACCGGGCAGGCTCCGCCCTCGTGCAGCTCCTGGGCCAGCCGGACGGACCAGACGTGCAGCTCCTGCTCCTTCAGCTGATGCCGGAGCTGTGCTTCACGCCGCTCCAGCTCCTCACCAAGGCCCTGCAGCTCCTGCTCCTGGTTCTGCAGCTCAGCGGCAAGCCGGTAGGCTTCGGCAAGGGTGTCCTGCCGCTCAGCTTCGCTGCGCGCCGCCTCTGCCGTCAACTCCTGCAGCTGCCGGAGCGCTTCTTCTTGTCTGCTGCGCAGCTGGCCGGCTTCCAAGCGGGTCTGCTCCAGCTGCTGCTCCGCAGCGGCCAAAGCTTCCTTGCGCTGCATCCCTTCCTGCAGCAACCGGCGCTCGGCCGATTTCACCTCAAGCTCTTTGAGCTGCTGCTCCAGCTCTTTGCGCCGGTGCACAGCCTTGTTCAGCAGCGTTTCTTCCTTCGCCGCCTCTTCAGCAGCCAGCTTCCGCTTCTGCTCGATCTCCTGCTGTCTGCCCAGCTGCCCGGCTTGCTCAGCTTTAAGCTGCTCGGCTTCAGCCTGCAGCTGGCGGGCCTGCTCCAGCTGCTCCAGCCTGCGGAGCAGCGGCGGTTCCTCCTGCGCCAAAACTTCATCTGCAGCAGCTGACATCTTCACGGCTTCGCCCGCCTTTTCCTCGGCTGCAGCCGCGCTGGAGGCTGCAGCTTCAGCCGCAGCCCTTCGCGCCCTCGCCGTCTCTGCCGCTTCCTGCCAGCCTTTCAGGACAGGCAGCAGCTGCTCGGCGGCTTCAGCATGGCGCAGCTTATGCTCGGCTGCTTCAATGGCCGGGTTATTTGCGGTAAGGCGTGCTTCCTCCGCCATCAACCGCTGTTTCTCCTGCATCAGCTCGCGGATTTTGGACGCTTCCTCCGCCTTCTGACGGACTTCTGCAAGCCGGGTCCGAGCCGCATGTGCCTCTTCCTCTGCCAAAGCCAGCCTTTCAGCAGCTGCTTTGACCGCTTCCTCGGAAGCCTGGCCAAGCCCCTGCTGCTCGGCGGTCAGCTCCTTCAGACGGCTCTCCGTCTCCTTCACTCTCCGGCTCAGCTTGACTGCAAGCTGATCTCCGTATTTCTCCAGATGGAACAGACGCTGCAGCATCTGCCGCCGCTCGCTCCCCTTTAATGCAAGAAATTCCGAGAACTTCCCTTGAGGCAGCACAACCGCCCGGGTGAAGTCGTCCATCTTCAAGCCGATTTTCTCTTCCACACAACGGTTCACCTCGGCCAGCTTGTCCGCGAGCACAGTCTCCCCTTCAGGCTTGAGTTCAATGAAACGGCTGATCGTGCAGCTCACCGACTGCTCCCCGGTCCGTTTGAAACGCCGTTCCACCCGGTAGCGGCTGCTGCCTTTCGGGCTTGTCAGCTCAAAGGTATAAGCGACGAACAGGCTGTCCTCGGAATGATTCATAATGCCTTGCGTGCCGTTTACCGCCCGTTCCACCTTACCGTAAAGTGCAAGAGTCATCGCATCCAGCAACGTCGATTTACCGCTTCCCGTCGGTCCGAAGATGCCGAACAAACCTGTCTCGCAAAGCGCCGTAAAATCTATTTCCTGACTTTCCCGGTAACTTTGCAATCCTGATAATTTTAGTAGAATCGGCTTCATTCCGCGTCCTCCTCCGTGACTGCAGCAGTCTCATCTTCAGCCAGCAGGCTCATAAATAACCGGACCAGCTCCTCTCCGGGTTCGGCGCCTCCGCTCTGCCGCTGGTAAAACTTCCGGAACAGCTCGTCAACCGGCATTTGCGACCGCTCCGCCATCGTCTCTTCGATCGACGGACTGCCGGGATACACCGGCCTGATATGCACAAGCCCCTCCCGGCTTTTGCGCAGCATGCCGATATCGCCCATCGACATCGCTTCCGTAAGCGAAATCTCCAGATCGATAAAGGCGTTCACATCGCGTCCTTCCTCAATCCAGCGGTGAACCTCTTCCAGTCCGCCTCTGCATGCCCATTTCACGAGCGGTCTGCCGCTGCGAAGAAAAATTTCCTGCGGCTGAGCCTGCTCTCCAGGCTTGAGATCGAGCAGCATCACCGATTTGGATTGTCCCGCCTCTGAAAAGCTGTAGGCCAGCGGAGAGCCGCTGTAGCGGATCACGCCTTCCCCCTTGACCACCTGAGGACGATGCAGATGTCCCAAAGCTGTATATTGGGCTCCAACGTGAAAAGCGGACGGATCCACGGTATAAGCGCCGCCGACTTGGATCGGACGTTCGCTGTCGCATTCCAGTCCTCCAAGCACATACAGATGACTCATCGCCAGGTTGATCGTGTCTGGACGGAAAGAGTACGCCAATTGCTTCATCAGCTGGCCGACCCGTGCGCTGTAGGCAAGGCGCAGCTCCTGCTCATCCCCGTCTCCGGCGAGCAGCTCCTGCAGCCTCGCCTCTGAAGGATAGGGCAAGGCCGCAATGACCGCTTCCTCACCGGTTCGAGCTGCACGAAGCCGTACTGCCTGGTTCGTCGGCAGACCGGTCAGGCTGATCCCGCGGCTTGAAACGAGCGGCGAAACCGAAGAGACCCGCTCCGGCTGGTCATGATTGCCCGCAATGACTGCCAGATGGCGCCCGCCTTCGCTAAGCCGCGCGGCCGCTTCATAGAACAGCTGCTCCGCCGCTGCCGGCGGATTGACGCTGTCATATACGTCCCCGGCCATCAGAATCAAATCCACCTGCTCGTTCCTTACGATCTGGACCAGCTCGTCCAGGAACTGCTCCTGTTCCGCAAGCCGGCTCCGTCCTTCAAGTGTCCGGCCCAAATGCCAGTCACCTGTATGCAAAATGCGCATCCTGTTTCCTCCTAATTCATTACTCTTCCTCTTTGCTTTCACAGACTGATACAGGCCTTGAGCCCGGGCTTAAAGCTGCCGGTCTTAACCGAGCCGTACCGCATCTCCGGAATCAAAGAAATACAGCCATTTCTCTGCGACTTCTTCCCCGGTGATCTGTTCGACCGCCCTCGAGTACAGCTCCAATTGAATCCGGTAGCGCTCCTTCAGCATTTCAAGCTGCTGTTCCCGGGCATAGTCCGGAACATAATCGCTCTTGTAATCCAGCATGATCAATTGGCCATTCACCTTGAACAGACAGTCGATAATTCCCTGTACAATAACCGATTCGCCCTGAAGACCCAGCTTGGCAGACTGCTCTTCGGCCGGCTCGGCTTCTTCTGTTGCAGCTCCTAAACCGGGAGAGGCAGGAAGCTGTTCCCCTAATTGTTCTGGTTGTTCTCTTCCTACTCGTTGTTCAACTTCTGTTACTTGTTCAGCTTGTTCTGCTTTTTCTGATTCTCTTACGTATCCGGCGTGTTCAGTTTGTTCGGATTCTCCCATTTCTCTTGTGCGTGCAGCTTGTTCGGTTTCTTTTAGTTGTTCAAATCGTCCAGCTTCGGAACCCTCTGCTTTCACCCACTGCTCTTCCCTGCTGCCCTGTTTCCCACTTTCCTGCAGGGTCAGGTTCGTTCCGGCATCACTCTGATCTCCGGATAAAGCAGGTGTAAAATGCGGGTAAGCCTCTTCAGCCGGCATCGCATAGGTAAACGGCAGTTCTTTTTTCACCCATTCGGCATGGAGCAGTCTGCTTCCCAGTTCACTGTCCAGGAATCCGGCGATTTTATACGGTTCCAGCTCGCGAAGCTGCTCCGGCAGCAGAATCTGGCTGGCCTCCAGCTTGCGGAAGGTCTCTTCCACCAGCTCCAGCGCGTCTCTTCCTGCCTCCTGCAGCGGCAAATGCTGCATCACCGTATGATAGGCCGTGCCCCGCTCCGTTCCGGACATTCTCCGCTGCTCCATGAATTTCGGGCGTCTTAAGCGCAGCTTGGAGCCTCTGTCTCCGTCTTCCTGTCCGCTTGCCCGTTCCTGTCCCAAAGAAGACAACGTGCCTGGCCATGTACGCTGGAGTTCCCCGGCACGTTCCGCCTGCAACTCCAGGCCATCAGCAGCCGGCGACTCCTCCGACACAAGTCTGGATTTCAGCTCGGTCACTGTCGTTTTGGCAGCGACGCGGCTGCTCCATTCATAGGGATAAGACCATTCGAGCCTGCGGGCTACCTCGCCGAACAGCGCAGATCTGATGGCTTCCGGTCCAGCGCCGCCAGTTGGACGAGCCTCATTCATTTCTTCGAGATCACGGAAACCTTCAGAACCACGAGTTCCTTTCAAATCAGGATTTCCTGCCAAGCCCTCGGTTTCAGCTGTATCCGCAGTTTCAGCAGAATCCGTAGTTCCCTCAAAATCCGTAATTCCTTCAAAATCCGTAGTTTCGGCAATATCCAGAGATCCTGCGAAATCAGAATCTCCCGTCAAACCGGCTGCCGCCAGCAGCTCGCGCAAGGCCTCTTCGCCCCGCAATGCGGGAACCAGCGCGGATTCGCGTCCTGCCGCCGCTGCATAAGCCATCTCCCGGGAAGGGACCAACATAAACTGCCAGTCCGGGCTGTCTTCCCGGTAGGGCAGCAAATGATGCCCTTCAGCGCTTAATCCCGCTAATTCGCGCAGCGCCCCGGCAGACGGGTGCCGGATCAAAGCCGGGCCGATCCAATCCAGATAGCTGCGCCCGCGGGCGAGCAAATAGTCCGGGAGCAGTTCCTCGGTTCCGCTGAGCGACTGGCCCCAGTTCACCGCCGATTTCCCCAGATCCTTCACCGCCGATACGAGGATCAGCTTATCCTTCGGCCGGGTTAAAGCGACATACAGAATTCTCATTTCTTCGGCGATGAGCTCCATCTGGCTCCTTCTGCGAATCGCCAGGTTCGGCAGCGTCGGATAGCTTACCCGGGTATCCGGGTCGACGTATTTCGGACCGAAACCAAGCTCTTTGTGCATTAGAAAAGGAGCGTTCAAATCCTGACGGTTGAACATTTTCGACAGTCCGGCTACAAACACAACCGGAAATTCAAGTCCTTTACTCTTGTGAATGGTCATGATCCGAACCGTGTCCTGATCGGCACCGCCAATGGAAGGCGCACCGAAATCACCGCCGGTTTCCTTCAGCTTGTCGATAAATCTAAGGAAGCTGTATAATCCGGGAGTCCCGGACGTCTGCTCAAACTGTTTGGCACGACTGTACAACGCCTCCAAATTGGCTTGTCTTTGCGGGCCGCCTGTCAAACCTCCGACCCAGTCGAGGTAAGAGGTTTGACGGTATACCGTCCAAATCAGACGGCTCAGCTCGCCTTCCCGGGCCATCCTCCGCCAGCCCTCAAGCAAAGCGAGGAAACGTTCCAGCCTTACATATAATTCGCTTGGCTCCTGCTCTGTCTGCTCGGCTTCTTCCATCCAAGCCAGTAAAGCTTCATAGAACCCGGAGCCCGAGCAGGCCAGCCGGATGCGGGATAATTCCTCTTCATCCAATCCGACTATCGGAGAACGAAGGACAGAAGCTAACGGAATATCCTGGCGCGGATTGTCAATGATCTGCAGCAGCGAAAGAGTAATTTCAACCTCAGACGCCTGAAAATAACCCTGATTCACTTCCCCGGCCGCCGGAATCCCTTCCATTTGCAGCTCCTGAATCAGAATCGGCGCCCAGCCAGAGGTCGAGCGCAGCAATATCACGATATCCCCAAGCGCTGCGGGACGGGAGCCTTTCAGGCTTTTATCGTAAACCATCAGCGGAGCTCCGCCTTCACCGAGCAGGCCGCGGATACGAGCCGCGATCGCTCGGGCTTCCAGACGAACCGCTTCGAGATCGGCGGTTTCCTCCGCCTCCGAATCCTTCTCAGCTTCTCCTTCCGCGTTGTCCGCTCCGGCGGCCTGATCGGCCTCCAGGCCCGGATCTCCCCCGCTGCGGTCGATCAACAACAGTTCCGGTTCATATTGAGGCAGCCCTTTCTCGGACGAAGGGAACAGATCGCCGTAGATCAGCTCGGCCCGTTCGTCATAGTCGATTTCCGCAACCGTCCGGTTCATGATTTGCCGAAACAGCATATTTACAGCGCCGACCACCTCGCGGCGGCTTCTGAAGTTCCGGGCCAAATCGATTCTGAGGCCGCTCCCGGAGAAATCGTCCCCATATTCCCTGTATTTCTCCAGGAAGAGACCCGGCTCGGCCAGCCTGAAGCGGTAAATGCTCTGCTTGACGTCGCCAACCATAAACCGGTTGCCCTTATCGGGCCGGGAAATCAGTTGTACGATCGTCTCCTGGACGGTGTTCGTGTCCTGATACTCGTCCAGAAGAACCTCCTCATATTGAGCCTGATATTCCAAGGCGGCGTCGGAAGGCAGAATACGGAGCGGCGTTGCGTCCGGATGCAGCAGGATGCGCAGGCAGTAGTGCTCCAAGTCGGAAAAATCCAGCCAGCCGCGTTCCTTCTTCGCGTCCGCGTAGCGTTCTCCGAATTCAATGACAAACTCGGCAAGCCTGGACATAAGCGGGGCCGCATCATGAAGCTCGGCAACAAAGTCCTCCGCCGGTCTGCCGAACAGCTGCAGCCTCAGCTCGTTTAGCGATTTCTTCGCTTCCTCGCGCAGCGCTTTTACCCGTTCCTGAACGGCCGGGTCGGTCTGATCCTTCTTAACCGGCTTCAGCTTCCCGAAGGCCGCAGCCTGGAACACCGGATGCAGCTCTCTCCATGAGCCGTTCAGAACCGCTTCCTTGAGTCCGAGCATCACATTCAGATCTTCCTCAAGTGAGACGGCATACGGTGCCGGGCCTGATGGAGATAACGCAAGCGCCTTGCCCTGGGACAGCAGATTGATGATGCCTTCGAGCGACAGCAGCGTATCCTGGGTAATGCTCCGAATCCAGAGGCTGTTCTCCAGGGAATCGACCGTCGCGTCCGCGAAGGAAGCGGCCATGCTGCGGAGCCAGAAATCCGGCCAAGGATGGCTGCGGGAGAAATCATACAGCCTCTGTACGAGCCTGAAAGCTCCTTCATCGCTGCGTTCGCCGCTGAACCATTCCACCAGGCTGAAGAAGGCCTGACCGTCTTCGGCGCCGTATTTTTCCTCAAATAATTCCTCGAGCGTCTCCTGTCTGAGCAGCTGTGCTTCATGTTCGGAGGCGATCCGGAACCCCGGATCAAGCGGAATCATCGTGTAATACCGCTGGATCACTTCCATACAGAAGGAATGCAGCGTTGTGATCGAAGCTCGGCCCAGCATCGCCAGCTGCCGCTCCAGCTGTTCGTTAGGCTCGCCTTGCTCCAGCAGGCCCTCCAGCGCTTCGCGGATGCGATGGCGCATTTCTGTCGCCGCCGCTTTGGTGAAGGTGGCCACCATCAGCCGTTCAATATCGACCGGCTGATCCGGGTTCGTGATCTTGCGGATAATCCGTTCCACCAGCACGGCGGTTTTGCCGGACCCCGCAGCCGCTGCAACCAGAATGTTCCCGCCGGACAGCGCAATCGCGTTCCATTGATCGTCGCTCCAATAACTGCCCGCCGGTTTCGGAATTACGGGTTCCATGGCGATTCCTCCTCTAACGTGCTCCAAATCCGGTCTTTACCCGGCTTGGCCAACAATTTATAACGGCTTTCATCCGAAGGTTCGATTTGGCAGACCGACTTGAAGGCGCAGAACGTACAAGCCGTTTCCTGTCCCAAACGATAAGGCTCGATAGCCACATCCCCTTCGGTAATTCGGGTACCAATGCCGCGGATCGTGCGGCGGACCGAAGACAACAGCACATCCCACTGCTCGGGCGTTGCAACTGCCGCGCTGCTGTAAAACCCGCCATCGGCCTTAACCGCTACAGGCAGGATGTCCGAATGACCTTTCTCCAGCTTGTTATCCATCATCAAAGCAATATCGCGGTCCGCCGTCACCAGACCTCTCAGCTTAAACCGCTTGAGCATTTCCTGGCGGGCCTGTTCAGGCGACATGCCGTTGCTGCTCTGCAGCAGAGGATTGTGGACGTGAAAATAAAGCGTTCCGGCCGGTTTGGCCGGGCTGCCCAGCCATTCCTCGCTCGAGGAAAGGACAACGTCCAGGTAGGTCAGCATTTGCAAGGCCAGCCCATAATAGACTTCGTGCAGCTTCAGGTCAGTCTGGCTGGATTTATAGTCGATGACCCGCAGCAAAATCCCCTGCTCGCTTTCCGCCATATCGACCCGGTCCACACGTCCGACAATTTCCATGACGCAGCCGTTCTCCAGCTCAAAGGTCAGCGGAGGAAGCTCTTTGCCGGGACCGAAGTCCAGCTCAAGCCCTACCGGCTCGAAGCTGCCGCGTTTGGCCTGTTCGCCGAGGATCAAGGAAGCCCGGCCGACGATATTTTTCAGCTTGCGGGTAATAAAGCCATAACGTTTGGAGCTGAGCAGAATCTCCCCCTGCAATTGGGGCGCCAGCTTATCCACGGCCGCTTCAGCCTCGCGCACGCATTCTTCGGGCGTAAGGCTGGCCCAGCTGCGGTTGCTGTCCTTGAACGAAAGAGCCATCGCGCTCAGCGCGGCGTGAAACAGCTGCCCGATGTCCGGAGCCTTCAGCCGGTATAGCTGGCGTTCCTTCAGCTTCAAACCATGCGAAGCAAAATGGGAGAACGGACACGCCGCAAATCTCTCCATCCGCGATACGCTTGTGCGCAGCCGCGTGCCGTACAGCCTGCGGCTGGTCTCTTCCGTAAGCGTCCGCGTTCCGTTGCGGTAGTCCAGAGACTGCAGCAAATAATTCAGCTTATGATGAAAATCGCGGGTGCGGCCAAACCAGGCCATCGCTCCGTACCACACCGGGGATATTTCGGCACCGGCACGCCATTGCCGCAGCTGTCCGACCAAGGCGGACAAGGCCGGTTCAGGACGGGC
Encoded proteins:
- a CDS encoding AAA family ATPase is translated as MKPILLKLSGLQSYRESQEIDFTALCETGLFGIFGPTGSGKSTLLDAMTLALYGKVERAVNGTQGIMNHSEDSLFVAYTFELTSPKGSSRYRVERRFKRTGEQSVSCTISRFIELKPEGETVLADKLAEVNRCVEEKIGLKMDDFTRAVVLPQGKFSEFLALKGSERRQMLQRLFHLEKYGDQLAVKLSRRVKETESRLKELTAEQQGLGQASEEAVKAAAERLALAEEEAHAARTRLAEVRQKAEEASKIRELMQEKQRLMAEEARLTANNPAIEAAEHKLRHAEAAEQLLPVLKGWQEAAETARARRAAAEAAASSAAAAEEKAGEAVKMSAAADEVLAQEEPPLLRRLEQLEQARQLQAEAEQLKAEQAGQLGRQQEIEQKRKLAAEEAAKEETLLNKAVHRRKELEQQLKELEVKSAERRLLQEGMQRKEALAAAEQQLEQTRLEAGQLRSRQEEALRQLQELTAEAARSEAERQDTLAEAYRLAAELQNQEQELQGLGEELERREAQLRHQLKEQELHVWSVRLAQELHEGGACPVCGSLEHPSPAVHGDEGTAALEAELQAVAALLPECRELRFGAARDLESVRAALESLDAAADPAASSEAAAATQTAAARPGAPLDAESARARLAALRTARGGSGTRLSALQSRVRGQRSAGAELRQRCALAAAEEQAAAAQAEQQQARCSALEADVQRRAAEWAAAHPGMTPDELQRSYEAMQAKDLQAEDVRHRLEVSGPYIEDKTSRLRVLSEQLAALDRELVECSTRLKGGLQLIEEKSKRLAALTGGEPAEALLAAAESRLVQLRTAAREAREQLAAAQQLRNETAQADVLARQAAAAAAEQAAEQERRWEQALSDAPFATEQAAAEAAIGREEAEELARLAEQHRKQQQELAVTLRDLELRLNGRSLSEEAWNEVQRTFREYQAQDELALQEKAKAQRDLEDVEKRHVRWQELEQQRSALEHESGLLGKLQSTLRGNAFVEYVAEEQLVHVSQAASQRLRFLTKQRYSLETDSGGGFVIRDDANGGVKRPVSTLSGGETFLTSLALALALSAQIQLRGQYPLQFFFLDEGFGTLDPELLDTVITSLEHLHHDHLSVGVISHVAELRERLPRKLIVQPAVNAGEGSRIHLEKL
- a CDS encoding exonuclease SbcCD subunit D; amino-acid sequence: MRILHTGDWHLGRTLEGRSRLAEQEQFLDELVQIVRNEQVDLILMAGDVYDSVNPPAAAEQLFYEAAARLSEGGRHLAVIAGNHDQPERVSSVSPLVSSRGISLTGLPTNQAVRLRAARTGEEAVIAALPYPSEARLQELLAGDGDEQELRLAYSARVGQLMKQLAYSFRPDTINLAMSHLYVLGGLECDSERPIQVGGAYTVDPSAFHVGAQYTALGHLHRPQVVKGEGVIRYSGSPLAYSFSEAGQSKSVMLLDLKPGEQAQPQEIFLRSGRPLVKWACRGGLEEVHRWIEEGRDVNAFIDLEISLTEAMSMGDIGMLRKSREGLVHIRPVYPGSPSIEETMAERSQMPVDELFRKFYQRQSGGAEPGEELVRLFMSLLAEDETAAVTEEDAE
- the addA gene encoding helicase-exonuclease AddAB subunit AddA, whose amino-acid sequence is MEPVIPKPAGSYWSDDQWNAIALSGGNILVAAAAGSGKTAVLVERIIRKITNPDQPVDIERLMVATFTKAAATEMRHRIREALEGLLEQGEPNEQLERQLAMLGRASITTLHSFCMEVIQRYYTMIPLDPGFRIASEHEAQLLRQETLEELFEEKYGAEDGQAFFSLVEWFSGERSDEGAFRLVQRLYDFSRSHPWPDFWLRSMAASFADATVDSLENSLWIRSITQDTLLSLEGIINLLSQGKALALSPSGPAPYAVSLEEDLNVMLGLKEAVLNGSWRELHPVFQAAAFGKLKPVKKDQTDPAVQERVKALREEAKKSLNELRLQLFGRPAEDFVAELHDAAPLMSRLAEFVIEFGERYADAKKERGWLDFSDLEHYCLRILLHPDATPLRILPSDAALEYQAQYEEVLLDEYQDTNTVQETIVQLISRPDKGNRFMVGDVKQSIYRFRLAEPGLFLEKYREYGDDFSGSGLRIDLARNFRSRREVVGAVNMLFRQIMNRTVAEIDYDERAELIYGDLFPSSEKGLPQYEPELLLIDRSGGDPGLEADQAAGADNAEGEAEKDSEAEETADLEAVRLEARAIAARIRGLLGEGGAPLMVYDKSLKGSRPAALGDIVILLRSTSGWAPILIQELQMEGIPAAGEVNQGYFQASEVEITLSLLQIIDNPRQDIPLASVLRSPIVGLDEEELSRIRLACSGSGFYEALLAWMEEAEQTEQEPSELYVRLERFLALLEGWRRMAREGELSRLIWTVYRQTSYLDWVGGLTGGPQRQANLEALYSRAKQFEQTSGTPGLYSFLRFIDKLKETGGDFGAPSIGGADQDTVRIMTIHKSKGLEFPVVFVAGLSKMFNRQDLNAPFLMHKELGFGPKYVDPDTRVSYPTLPNLAIRRRSQMELIAEEMRILYVALTRPKDKLILVSAVKDLGKSAVNWGQSLSGTEELLPDYLLARGRSYLDWIGPALIRHPSAGALRELAGLSAEGHHLLPYREDSPDWQFMLVPSREMAYAAAAGRESALVPALRGEEALRELLAAAGLTGDSDFAGSLDIAETTDFEGITDFEGTTDSAETADTAETEGLAGNPDLKGTRGSEGFRDLEEMNEARPTGGAGPEAIRSALFGEVARRLEWSYPYEWSSRVAAKTTVTELKSRLVSEESPAADGLELQAERAGELQRTWPGTLSSLGQERASGQEDGDRGSKLRLRRPKFMEQRRMSGTERGTAYHTVMQHLPLQEAGRDALELVEETFRKLEASQILLPEQLRELEPYKIAGFLDSELGSRLLHAEWVKKELPFTYAMPAEEAYPHFTPALSGDQSDAGTNLTLQESGKQGSREEQWVKAEGSEAGRFEQLKETEQAARTREMGESEQTEHAGYVRESEKAEQAEQVTEVEQRVGREQPEQLGEQLPASPGLGAATEEAEPAEEQSAKLGLQGESVIVQGIIDCLFKVNGQLIMLDYKSDYVPDYAREQQLEMLKERYRIQLELYSRAVEQITGEEVAEKWLYFFDSGDAVRLG